One window of the Trifolium pratense cultivar HEN17-A07 linkage group LG2, ARS_RC_1.1, whole genome shotgun sequence genome contains the following:
- the LOC123904369 gene encoding uncharacterized protein LOC123904369 produces the protein MSPFQALYGRQPPTIPYYTRGSTSIQTLDAALIDRDELLRVFKDNLLAAQNRMTQKANVHRRDLNLSIGDLVLVRLRPYRQTSVRRHHYHKLSKCYYGPFSIIERIGPVAYKLQLPPESRIHPVFHISALKPFRGTETPPPCDLPVDSFNNQPLEQPAAVLAHRTVLIQSLPRAQILVQWKGAPVDEASWEDLLTFKKCFPSFHLEDKVVSEDAGSDTHK, from the coding sequence ATGTCCCCTTTCCAGGCCTTGTATGGTCGTCAACCACCGACTATTCCCTACTACACTCGTGGTTCCACTTCAATTCAAACTCTTGATGCTGCGCTCATTGATCGTGATGAGCTCCTTCGAGTTTTTAAGGACAATTTACTTGCTGCTCAGAATCGGATGACTCAAAAGGCCAATGTTCATCGCCGTGATCTCAATCTTTCTATTGGTGATCTAGTTTTGGTTCGCCTTCGCCCATACCGTCAGACTTCGGTGCGCCGACATCATTATCACAAATTGTCTAAGTGTTATTATGGCCCTTTTAGCATTATTGAACGCATTGGTCCAGTTGCTTACAAGTTACAGCTGCCACCGGAGAGTCGTATTCATCCGGTTTTTCACATTTCAGCACTCAAACCATTTAGGGGTACTGAAACTCCTCCTCCATGTGACCTTCCAGTTGATAGTTTCAACAATCAGCCGCTTGAGCAACCAGCTGCAGTTTTAGCTCATCGCACTGTACTAATTCAGAGCCTGCCACGCGCCCAGATTTTGGTTCAATGGAAGGGTGCACCAGTTGATGAAGCTTCATGGGAAGATCTGCTCACTTTCAAAAAATGTTTTCCCTCCTTccaccttgaggacaaggtggTTTCTGAAGATGCGGGGAGTGATACGCACAAGTAA